From one Hirundo rustica isolate bHirRus1 chromosome 8, bHirRus1.pri.v3, whole genome shotgun sequence genomic stretch:
- the TAF5 gene encoding transcription initiation factor TFIID subunit 5: MAALHEEPAEVAAAQPDPEAGTPPPPPAVPPAAAPAAVPAAAAEGEAAGAGGDAAPPKPAAPGPAASPAALDRQTLVAVLQFLRRSNLRESEEILRREARLLGDDLGAAALSPASAGLLGGSGSDADSGEALLGRGTSAVAVAIGGNVATVATSSPGVAAVAAVPPGKVGSAVVVEDQPDVSAVLSAYNQQGDPTLYEEYYSGLKHFIECSLDCHRAELSQLFYPLFVHMYLELVYNQHESEAKSFFERFHGDQECYYQDDLRVLSSLTKKEHMRGNETMLDFRTSKFVLRISRDSYQLLKRHLQEKQNNQIWNIVQEHLYIDIFDGMPRSKQQIDAMVGSLAGEAKREANKAKVFFGLLKEPEFDVPLDDEDEEGENEEGKPKKKKPKKDNVGSKSKKQDPNAPPQNRIPLPELKDSDKLDKVMNMKEAARRVRLGPECLPSICFYTFLNAYQGLTAVDITDDSSMIVGGFADSTVRVWSVTPKKLRSVKTAADLSLIDKESDDVLERIMDEKTASELKILYGHSGPVYGTSFSPDRNYLLSCSEDGTVRLWSLQTFTCLVGYKGHNYPVWDTQFSPYGYYFVSGGHDRVARLWATDHYQPLRIFAGHLADVTCTRFHPNSNYIATGSADRTIRLWDVLNGNCVRIFTGHKGPIHSLAFSPNGRFLATGATDGRVLLWDIGHGLMVGELKGHTDTIYALRFSRDGEILASGSMDNTVRLWDAVKAFEDLETDDFTTATGHINLPENSQDLLLGTYMTKSTPVVHLHFTRRNLLLAAGAYSSQ, from the exons ATGGCGGCGCTGCATGAGGAGCCGGCTGAGGTAGCGGCGGCGCAGCCGGACCCCGAGGCGGGgacgccgccgccgccgcccgcggtgcctcccgccgccgctcccgccgccgtcCCGGCCGCCGCGGCGGAGGGAGAGGCAGCGGGAGCCGGTGGGGATGCGGCACCCCCTAAGCCCGcggcgccgggcccggccgcctCCCCGGCGGCACTGGACCGGCAGACGCTGGTGGCCGTACTGCAGTTCCTGCGGCGCAGCAACCTCCGCGAGTCCGAGGAGATCCTGCGTCGCGAAGCCCGCCTGCTTGGCGACGACCTGGGTGCCGCCGCCCTCAGCCCCGCCAGCGCCGGGCTCCTGGGGGGCTCGGGCAGCGACGCGGACTCCGGCGAGGCGCTGCTCGGCCGGGGCACCAGCGCTGTCGCCGTCGCCATCGGAGGCAACGTCGCCACTGTCGCGACTTCCAGCCCCGGGGTGGCTGCGGTTGCCGCCGTGCCGCCGGGAAAAG TGGGAAGCGCGGTGGTTGTGGAGGATCAGCCGGACGTGAGCGCGGTGCTGTCGGCCTACAACCAGCAAGGGGACCCGACGCTGTACGAGGAGTACTACAGCGGGTTGAAACACTTCATCGAGTGCTCCCTGGACTGTCACCGGGCAGAATTGTCTCAGCTCTTTTATCCTCTCTTCGTGCACATGTACTTGGAATTGGTCTACAATCAACATGAGAGTGAGGCAAAGTCTTTTTTTGAAAG ATTTCATGGGGATCAGGAGTGCTATTACCAGGATGACCTGCGTGTATTGTCAAGcttaacaaaaaaagaacatatgAGAGGTAACGAGACCATGCTGGATTTTCGAACAAGCAAGTTTGTGCTGCGCATTTCTCGTGATTCCTACCAGCTCCTGAAGAGGCAtcttcaggaaaagcagaacaatCAGATCTGGAACATTGTTCAGGAGCATCTTTACATTGATATCTTTGATGGAATGCCTCGCAGTAAACAACAGATAGATGCTATGGTTGGAAGCTTGGCTGGGGAGGCAAAACGAGAGGCTAATAAAGCAAAG GTTTTCTTTGGCTTATTGAAAGAACCAGAGTTTGATGTGCCTTTGgatgatgaagatgaagaaggagaaaatgaggaaggaaagccaaagaagaaaaaaccaaaaaaagataATGTAGGgtcaaaaagtaaaaaacaggACCCTAATGCTCCTCCCCAAAACAG AATTCCTCTGCCAGAACTGAAAGACTCTGACAAGCTGGATAAAGTAATGAATATGAAGGAAGCTGCGAGGCGAGTGCGTCTTGGACCAGAGTGCTTGCCCTCCATCTGTTTCTACACATTCCTAAATGCTTACCAG GGTCTGACTGCAGTGGATATTACCGATGACTCCAGCATGATTGTAGGAGGCTTTGCTGACTCTACTGTCAGAGTGTGGTCCGTGACTCCAAAGAAGCTACGTAGTGTGAAAACAGCTGCAG ACCTCAGTCTCATTGACAAAGAATCAGATGATGTCTTGGAGAGGATCATGGATGAGAAAACAGCAAGTGAGTTGAAGATTTTATATGGTCACAGTGGACCTGTCTATGGCACCAGCTTCAGTCCTGATAG GAACTATCTGTTGTCCTGTTCTGAGGATGGCACTGTGagattgtggagtctccaaacATTCACATGTTTGGTGGGGTATAAAGGACACAATTATCCAGTCTGGGATACACAGTTCTCTCCTTATGGTTATTACTTTGTGTCTGGGGGACACGACAGAGTGGCTCG tctgtGGGCAACAGATCACTACCAGCCATTACGGATCTTTGCTGGCCACCTTGCAGATGTGACATGTACCCGATTTCATCCAAACTCCAACTATATTGCTACAGGCTCAGCAGACAGGACTATAAGGCTCTGGGATGTTTTGAATGGGAATTGTGTAAGAATATTCACTGGACATAAG GGACCAATTCATTCATTGGCATTTTCTCCTAATGGACGATTCCTGGCTACTGGAGCAACAGATGGAAGAGTTCTGCTGTGGGATATTGGACATGGCTTGATGGTTGGCGAATTGAAAGGGCACACTGACACTATCTACGCGCTCAGATTCAGTAGGGATGGGGAGATTTTAGCATCAG gTTCAATGGATAACACAGTTCGTCTGTGGGATGCTGTGAAGGCATTTGAAGATTTAGAAACCGATGACTTTACTACAGCCACTGGACACATAAACTTGCCTGAAAACTCACAGGACTTGCTACTGGGCACATACATGACCAAATCAACGCCAGTTGTTCATCTCCATTTCACACGCAGGAACCTGCTGCTGGCTGCGGGAGCCTACAGCTCACAGTAG
- the ATP5MK gene encoding ATP synthase membrane subunit K, mitochondrial — MAGHDSGSQHQFTGFQKYFNSYTIIGRRNYVIATYTGVALLVLYFKFRPKKQTPAVTDK, encoded by the exons ATGGCTGGCCATGACTCGGGATCTCAACACCAGTTCACTGGATTTCAGAAGTACTTCAATTCCTATACCATCATAGGCAGGAGGAAT tatGTAATAGCAACATACACGGGTGTTGCACTCCTTGTCTTGTATTTCAAGTTCAGGCCTAAAAAGCAAACTCCGGCTGTGACAGATAAGTAA